Proteins co-encoded in one Columba livia isolate bColLiv1 breed racing homer chromosome 14, bColLiv1.pat.W.v2, whole genome shotgun sequence genomic window:
- the LOC135575431 gene encoding olfactory receptor 14J1-like produces LHYGTLLGSRACVHMAAAAWATGFLHALLHTANTFSLPLCKGNALDQFFCEIPQILKLSCSHSYLREIRLIVISVLLIFGCFVFIVVSYVQIFRAVLRIPSEQGRHKAFSTCLPHLAVVSLFLSTLMFAHLKPPSISSPSLDLVVSVLYSVVPPIDPILPPEE; encoded by the coding sequence ctgcactacgggaccctcctgggcagcagagcttgtgtccacatggcagcagctgcctgggccactgggtttctccatgctctgctgcacacggccaatacattttcactgcccctgtgcaagggcaatgccctggaccagttcttctgtgaaatcccccagatcctcaagctctcctgctcacactcctacctcagggagaTTCGCCTTATTGTGATAAGTGTCTTGCTAATATTcgggtgttttgtgttcattgtggtgtcctatgtgcagatatTCCGGGcagtgctgaggatcccctctgagcagggtcggcacaaagccttttccacctgcctccctcacctggccgtggtctccctgttcctcagcactctcatgtttgcccacctgaagcccccctccatctcctccccatccctggatctggtggtgtctgttctgtactcagtggtgcctcca